Part of the Anoplopoma fimbria isolate UVic2021 breed Golden Eagle Sablefish chromosome 4, Afim_UVic_2022, whole genome shotgun sequence genome, caaaagTATAATTTCTATCAGTGTGACAGGAAAAAGAGTTGTCGCCTTAAGGTGGATTACCGGCAGACAcgcaaacaataaataaaaataaaaaaaacgttcGCCATGCGTGTCAACAAAATCTGTTCTTTTGGTCAAGCATACAATGTTATCTGTATGGCCtagtatcaaaataaataaacacataaaaccaACAAGTCCTACACAGGAAATAGCGTTACAGCAAAGGATACTGCGACTAACTTCTCTGCACCTTTTTTACAGCAAGGGTGTTAGTAAGCGTTAGCTGTATCTGATGGACAAACTCTTATCTACCAGCTCTACAAAACAACTAGTGAAGCCATGAACCAGTCAGCAGGcttcttttatattttacaatattgtgGCTTGATTCAGTGCACAACGTTGGTGAACAAACAAGCAAGGCATCTGTGTTCTTATCCATATAAATCCTGCATGGTGAGCATGCTGCATGTTCTTGCAATAGTGTAGTCAACACAACACAAATCATCAATGAGATGGTGGGTACGTCAGAGCGGCCAAAGTGACAACTTTTCATCAGCGTGGAAGAACTAAACActggcattttcttttgtttttttatgtttccaaCATTAGGGGCATCTAATAAAGGAAAACTCCTCCTCGGACATGTTAGTATGCGTGTAGCTAGTTTAACAACTTTAGAAAGACAGTTGCTATAGTTTCAATGCAGACATAGCGTCAGGTTAGAAGCCATTCTAATGAACTTGGGAAAGTTTCCCTTTAAAGATCTATCACCTCATTGTTTGGTTACACTTCCCTTTTGCACTGTTTTAAATATGGTCTCAAATTATGTCAATTTGGTCTGCTAACAAAAAGGTTGTATTTGGCAGTTTAAGATGTGTTCAGTATAAATAATACCCAATGAATGAGTCTCTTCCATTTGAGCTATTGCCAACCACCATTTTAATGTGGTAAAATGACGGTTAGCAATTCACTTGTAAGATCCTGTCTCTACTTCCTCATAATAAGACAAAGTCAAGAAATAAGAAATGGAAGAGTTGTAGGCAAACTctccattaaaaataaaaaagtaagatACGATGGGTTGAGAACTCAACCTTGCAGAGTCATTTAAATAATCCCAAGCAGTTTTACTTTACAACAATGACAAGAGTAACAGCACTAAGAATCCAAACTGTGCAATAACTCATGAGCGGTTAGCTATGTCAGTGTGCAATCCTATATAATGCCATGCAACTGGATGAAAATCTGAACATATCATTAACTTATTacctgttttaaatgtttactttttaaccatttttcCCCCCCAGATAATCTGTTTCAATACAGTAATGCACATCCACACGGTTACTCTGAAAAGTCACtgagttgaaaagaaaaaaaggctaaaaaaaaaaaaaaaaaaaaaaaaaaaaaaaagacaggtcCTCCGTCCCAGTGGCAGGGTGCCAAGGGTGGGGAGAGTGGCCACTGAGAGACAAGCTGTTGTTGGGGAGGAGACAGGCTGGGTGAGGGTGAGGTGTACTAGCATGAGCAGCTGCTCTCGGTCACAGTCATCTCTGGCTGCTTCTCCAGTTTGATGTCGATCACTGAGAGGGACTGTGTTAAGTAACAACGACAATGAATCTGCAAATTTCACTTCAGTATTTCTTTCTGCAGCGCTATCTGGCCGCCATCTTCTCAGGGAACACTGTGCGCAGAGTAAAATTGGAGGTATTGGTTTCCAGCTGTTCTACTTGACAGCATTACAATAAAAGCCATGCTGGCAATAATAACTTGAAAACAGTATGACACTTTCTGTtgaaagcagctttaaaaaggATACTGTCCTCTTTGCTTTTCTCCGGTGTGCTATCCATCCCAGGCAATGCAGCAGCAACACGACGGAACAGCTGAAAAACAGAGTCAGAAGATTCGacagttaaaacacatttgtaaaagCTGTAGTAGTAAGTAAAATACTGTCCAATAGGGGTGAGTGATTTGGATAAAACTTCTAGCACAGTGTATGTACTTATCTTATATTATGACATAGTAAATGTTCTGGAAATTCAATTGAGAAATAGtttatacataaaataatcagCCAGTAATGTATATTTGTGTCTAATCTAGTCTAATTGTGTTTCTTCACGTTGATGAAAAAGTCCTGTTAGTCATTTGCTCCATTCCCCACAAAGGCCAAATACAACAAGCCATATTGAAGGAATAGTTACATCAGTATAAACAGAAAAATCTCACAATATATTGCCTCacaatatatagtatatatttatataagtatatatagtTATCACCCACCCCTACGGTCACATGGGCTATATACAGTAGAGACAGAAAGGGATCAAAGTAGTCATTCctacatatgtatgtatttcaTTGAATAACAGGCACAAGAAATTAAAGCAGTGATACAAAATGTGATTGTAATTGCTGGTTGAGATTACAGCATGAAAGTGAAGGTTGCCGTGCTCACCTCCTCCCCAGAGCAAAACCCAATAAAGtcacagatacattttaaaagctgcagaAGTTTTAGTGGATCAGACAATAAAAAGGacttgaggaaaaaaaaagcacagtagCAGTAAACCTTTGCAGaccaaataaatacagaaacaccTAAAAGCAAAGCCtgtcgggggggggggaagacAACCGATACAATAGGTAATAATACTAGGAATACCAAGACATATCATGATGAGTCACAAGAGGGGAAAAGAAGGCAGAAAGAGTTAAGTGCAGACTTTGAGGGCATAATTAGCTCAACTACCTTGAGAGAGCAGAATCTCTACCTGTTTGACATTGTAGCCAGTCTTTGCGCTGGTTTCAATGAACATGACATTCAGTTCCTTAGCTCTCTGCTCACCCTCCTCCGTGGTGATCTGTCTGCTCAGGTAGAAGCAGAGGTGGGAGATGGACGAACAGACAGATATGGACAGAAACATCGCAAAAGAGGACAGGCCAAAATGATtgggaagagatggagagagaaacaaagaagagCTCAACACAGAATTCTGGTTTTTCgggtgaagaagagagaggttAGTTTAGTTATAACAcggagggacagagaggaagacggagggagagaggctGCTGTGCTGAGTAAAGATGAAGCAGCGGGAAAACGACTCCAGAGATCACTCATTCATTCCTCAGCCACACTCTGATCCATATAATGTATACATGGAGGGGTTGTACATCCCAGGCGGCACAGGTAGGCCTCCCTAACCTAAAGGTAATCATGACTGTCAAGACTACTTTTCAGTATAAGAACTTTCTGTTGCTGGACACCAACCTGTTTGACGTTATAGCCAGCCTTGGCACTGGTCTCTATGTACATCACATTGAGTTCACGAGCTTTCCTCTCTGCCGCCTCAACAGAAACTTGCCTGCCATGGTCCcaggaagggagggggagggagtgGTGTGGAGTGTGGTGTtgagggaaacacacacaaaaaaaaaaaaaaaaaaaaaaatcaaaatgacaTGGAGAGAACAGTGCAGGAAAGGGAAccaaaaaaagtaaagcaaagaaaaataaaaggcataacagaaacattattaaatcataagaataaaaaataacaaacaaataaaagcactaAAATCACTAATAAAAAGGCTGGAGTATGTAAAATGCCAAGGgatgataaaagtcataattggATGAGATGCACTGAAGGGGAGAAACGTGGGATTCCAGGCTTTGGCAGTTTATATACTAATACTTAGAATTTACTAATTgtacttaaatatataaaagtccAGTCTATTTATCAACCATTTTGACtagaataagaaaataattataatctTTCACACATCTCACACAACCATGTACCTTTTGTCCGCCAAGTCTGTTTTGTTCCCAACAAGCATGATtatgacatcacttcctctctctgttctaaCATCATCAATCCACTTTGAGGTTTGCTGGAATGAATTAAGATCTGCGGATGAAAGAAAACCCCACAGAGTTACTGTACACAAATTAACCACATGTAGccttaaaatacataaaacatatgGCATTCTAGCTAAAGTTAAGTGTGCTCAAGCAGGAATTATTCTTCATTAAAAAGGCAGTGCATTTTATGTAAGAAAAGCTTGTAGAGTAGTCGTGTTAGTAAGAAAAAGTATTAAGAGGAGAAGCTTGAAGAAGGAAAATATACTAAAGGTTATTAGCAGAAGCACATAAAGTAGCAACTATGCCCAGATAGCTTCCTTCCAACTGCTCTAGACCCCCACAGAAAGGTTAGGGTACAGCCCTGACTCACTGGTGATGTCATAAACAACCACGGCAATGGTAGAGTCACGGATGTAGCTGGGAATTAGGCTACGAAAACGCTCCTGTCCAGCAGTGTCCCAAAGCTGGAGCCGGACCTGAGGATTGGAac contains:
- the rab41 gene encoding ras-related protein Rab-41 isoform X1 is translated as MSTTTGGGEFGNPLRKFKLVFLGEQSVGKTSLITRFMYDSFDNTYQATIGIDFLSKTMYLEDRTIRLQLWDTAGQERFRSLIPSYIRDSAAAVVVYDIANLNSFQQTSKWIDDVRTERGSDVIIMLVGNKTDLADKRQVSVEAAERKARELNVMYIETSAKAGYNVKQLFRRVAAALPGMDSTPEKSKEDMIDIKLEKQPEMTVTESSCSC
- the rab41 gene encoding ras-related protein Rab-41 isoform X2 translates to MSTTTGGGEFGNPLRKFKLVFLGEQSVGKTSLITRFMYDSFDNTYQATIGIDFLSKTMYLEDRTVRLQLWDTAGQERFRSLIPSYIRDSTIAVVVYDITNLNSFQQTSKWIDDVRTERGSDVIIMLVGNKTDLADKRQVSVEAAERKARELNVMYIETSAKAGYNVKQLFRRVAAALPGMDSTPEKSKEDMIDIKLEKQPEMTVTESSCSC